In Apodemus sylvaticus chromosome 8, mApoSyl1.1, whole genome shotgun sequence, one genomic interval encodes:
- the LOC127690692 gene encoding LOW QUALITY PROTEIN: uncharacterized protein LOC127690692 (The sequence of the model RefSeq protein was modified relative to this genomic sequence to represent the inferred CDS: inserted 3 bases in 3 codons; deleted 5 bases in 3 codons; substituted 1 base at 1 genomic stop codon), whose amino-acid sequence MGQTVTTPLSLTMDHWTDVRARGRNLSVEIKRKPWQTFCTSEWPTLRVGWPLIGTFDLLTIGAVKAVVFQEGPGAHPDQQPYITVWEDLVRSPPEWVXTFLTSNHPLMPRPFCPSTPHLPLIMTLKGGKRDISPASVPKIYPEIEEVPEWPTPPPYPRAPQPAPQPLAPTPPPPAPAPEVGEREGPSAGTRSRRGAIPEGPADSTVALPLRAVGPPPGPDKQNALQLLQYWPFCSSDLYNWKTNHPPFSDNPAGLTGLIESLMYSHQPTWDYCQQFLQTLFSTEEREGIVLEARKNVETMLGTLSRPPEGIDEGFPLLCPQWDYNTAQGRERMSNYCRALVAGLRGAARRPTNLAKVREVMQGPTEPPSVFLERLTEAYRRYTLFDLTSEGQRACVIMAFIGQSAPDIRRKLQRIEELQDYTIRDVVREAEKVYHKRETEEEKQEREKRERKDEDRREKRQEKTLTRILATVVGRDRRDRNRQLGNLGDHPPLGKDQCAHCGEKGHLAREYPKKKQGTKILSLGIDEDXGGQGSVPLPEPRVTLHVEGTPINFLIDTGAEYSVLKTPLGKVKNEKTLVVGAAGQKSYPWTTSRTVALGKSIVTHSFLVIPECPIPLLGRDLLTKLKAQITFTPSRPELPWGTAPPQALELSLQLGEEYWIYEKEIKAATPERLKDWLDRFPLAWAETGGMGMAKQAPPVVVELKSGATPIRIRQYPMGKEARERICPHIDWLIHEGILVPCKSAWNTPLLPVKKPGTGDYRPVQDLREVNKRIQDIHPTVPNPYNLLSTLPPERAWYTVLDLKDAFFCLRLHPNSQPLFAFEWRDPKSSRMGQLTWTRLPQGFKNSPTLFDESLHQDLAPFQAHNPQATLLQYVDDLLFATETHEECERGTQNLLAELGELGYRVSAKKAQLCQTEVTYLGYTLKNGQRWLTEARKRTVMQIPTPTTSRQVRDFLGTAGFCRLWIPGFATLAAPLYPLAREKGEFVWTEEHQLAFETLKKALLQAPTLALPDLNKPFTLYNDERNRVARGVLTQTLGXWKRPVAYLSKKLDLVASGWPSCLWAIAATAVLVKDADKLTMGQNVTIVAPHSLESVIWQPPDCWMTNARMTHYQNFLLTERVTFAPPAILNPATLLPETNEAPIHHCGDMLAEEAGTRSDLTDRPWPGAMTWFTDSSSFVVEGKHRAGAAVVDGKSIIWASSLPEGTSAQKAELTALIQALRRAEGKAVNIYTDSRYAFATAHVHGAIYRQRGLLASAGKEIKNKEEILSLLEAAHLPRKVAIIHCPGHQKRNGPIENGNQMADRVAKDAAQGPQILTLKAPPQSAEEILEKREEGLEYLTNIHRLTHLGEKKMIKLADKSPYHIPQLHKIVEELIKNCQACALTNAVPNRTSSGKRLRGDRPGTYWEIDFTEVKPAKYGNKYLLVFIDTFSGWAEVFPTKRDTANMVAKKILEENFPRFGIPKVIGSDNGPAFVAQVSQGLARQLGIDWKLHCAYRPQSSGQVERMNRTLKETLTKLILETSRNDWTALLPYALFQVRNTPGASGLTPFELMFVAPPPIHITTEDRVHPDVPPSLIPSSCLLAHLKALEIVQKEIWKQLKETYTXDDLQVPHRFEVGDTVLVRRHRVGSLEPRRKGPYLVLLTTPTAIKVEGIPTWVHASHVKKAPRGPDRDEWALEKTNNPLKLRLRHLHPTED is encoded by the exons CAGACCAGCAGCCGTATATTACGGTGTGGGAAGACTTGGTACGGTCCCCACCCGAATGGGTCTGAACGTTTCTCACTTCTAATCATCCCCTGATGCCCCGGCCATTCTGCCCTTCCACCCCCCATCTCCCATTAATTATGACT CTGAAAGGTGGAAAACGCGACATTTCACCGGCGTCTGTCCCGAAGATTTACCCCGAGATAGAAGAAGTCCCCGAATGGCCCACTCCTCCACCCTATCCCCGTGCCCCGCAGCCCGCACCCCAACCCTTGGCCCCGACACCTCCCCCTCCTGCTCCGGCTCCAGAGGTCGGGGAGAGGGAGGGCCCCTCCGCAGGAACAAGGAGCCGGCGAGGTGCCATCCCTGAAGGACCAGCTGACTCCACGGTGGCCCTTCCCCTTAGGGCTGTTGGGCCACCCCCTGGTCCAGATAAACAGAATGCCTTACAGCTTTTACAATATTGGCCTTTCTGCTCCTCTGACCTTTACAATTGGAAAACTAACCACCCCCCTTTTTCAGATAATCCAGCAGGACTCACAGGGCTAATAGAGTCTCTGATGTATTCACACCAGCCCACTTGGGATTATTGTCAGCAGTTTTTGCAGACCCTGTTCAGtactgaagagagagagggaattgTTCTTGAGGCCCGAAAGAATGTT GAGACAATGCTGGGCACCTTGTCCAGACCCCCAGAAGGGATAGATGAAGGATTCCCCCTGTTGTGTCCTCAATGGGATTATAACACGGCACAAGGTAGGGAACGGATGTCCAATTACTGTCGGGCTCTAGTGGCGGGTCTCAGAGGTGCTGCACGAAGGCCCACAAATTTGGCTAAGGTAAGAGAGGTCATGCAGGGACCGACTGAACCCCCTTCAGTTTTCCTGGAAAGGCTCACGGAGGCATACAGAAGATACACCCTCTTCGATCTTACATCTGAGGGGCAACGAGCCTGTGTAATCATGGCTTTTATTGGGCAGTCGGCCCCTGACATTAGGAGGAAATTGCAACGGATCGAGGAACTGCAGGATTATACAATAAGGGATGTagttagagaggctgagaaagtgtatcacaaaagggagacagaggaagagaagcaagaacgagaaaaaagagaaagaaaggatgagGATAGGAGAGAAAAGAGGCAAGAAAAGACTTTGACTAGGATATTGGCCACAGTAGTAGGCAGGGATAGGAGAGATAGGAACAGACAGCTAGGGAACCTGGGAG ACCACCCCCCTCTGGGGAAAGATCAGTGTGCTCACTGCGGAGAAAAAGGACACTTGGCCCGTGAGTACCCCAAGAAGAAGCAGGGGACAAAGATATTGTCCCTCGGGATTGATGAAG TGGGGGGACAGGGATCAGTCCCCCTCCCCGAGCCTAGGGTAACCCTACATGTGGAGGGAACTCCCATAAATTTTTTGATTGACACAGGTGCAGAATATTCGGTGCTGAAAACTCCTCTGGGTaaggttaaaaatgaaaaaacactGGTAGTCGGGGCTGCGGGACAAAAATCTTACCCATGGACTACCTCTCGGACAGTAGCCTTGGGGAAGAGTATAGTAACTCACTCGTTTCTAGTCATTCCTGAGTGTCCTATACCCCTACTGGGAAGAGATTTGCTGACCAAATTAAAGGCACAAATAACCTTCACCCCCTCTAGACCGGAATTGCCCTGGGGAACTGCCCCTCCCCAGGCATTGGAACTATCTTTGCAGTTAGGAGAAGAGTACTGGATTTATGAGAAGGAGATAAAGGCTGCCACCCCTGAAAGGCTGAAGGACTGGCTCGATCGGTTTCCCCTGGCTTGGGCTGAAACGGGAGGGATGGGAATGGCAAAGCAGGCCCCTCCAGTAGTGGTGGAGCTCAAGTCCGGTGCCACCCCCATTAGGATCCGTCAGTACCCTATGGGGAAGGAAGCTCGGGAGAGGATATGTCCTCACATCGACTGGCTAATCCATGAAGGGATCCTGGTCCCCTGTAAATCTGCCTGGAATACC CCCCTCCTTCCAGTGAAGAAGCCAGGGACGGGTGATTATCGTCCTGTACAGGACCTTAGAGAAGTTAACAAAAGAATACAGGACATACACCCCACCGTTCCCAACCCTTACAACCTGCTCAGCACACTGCCGCCTGAACGAGCCTGGTATACAGTGTTAGACCTTAAAGATGCCTTCTTTTGTCTAAGATTGCACCCTAACAGTCAACCCCTGTTCGCCTTCGAATGGCGGGATCCTAAGAGCAGTCGGATGGGGCAGCTCACCTGGACCAGGTTGCCTCAAGGGTTCAAAAATTCTCCAACCCTGTTTGATGAATCTTTACATCAGGATTTGGCTCCTTTTCAAGCCCACAATCCACAAGCAACCCTTCTACAATATGTAGATGACCTTCTCTTTGCAACCGAGACACATGAAGAATGCGAACGTGGGACACAAAATCTCCTGGCTGAGCTAGGTGAGTTGGGGTATCGGGTTTCAGCTAAAAAGGCACAGCTGTGTCAGACGGAAGTGACCTATTTGGGATACACTCTGAAGAATGGACAGCGAtggctcacagaagccagaaagcgGACAGTGATGCAGATCCCGACCCCAACCACC TCTCGCCAGGTAAGAGATTTCCTGGGAACGGCGGGGTTCTGCAGACTCTGGATCCCAGGGTTTGCTACCCTGGCAGCCCCCTTATACCCGTTGGCTAGAGAAAAAGGGGAATTTGTGTGGACCGAGGAACACCAATTGGCCTTTGAAACCCTAAAAAAGGCGCTGCTACAGGCCCCCACTCTAGCACTACCTGATCTGAACAAGCCTTTTACCTTGTACAACGATGAGAGAAATCGAGTAGCAAGGGGGGTTCTTACTCAGACATTGG CTTGGAAGCGCCCTGTAGCTTACCTGTCAAAGAAGTTGGACCTGGTGGCCAGTGGATGGCCCTCATGTTTATGGGCAATCGCAGCCACTGCAGTGCTAGTAAAAGATGCTGATAAGCTAACTATGGGCCAAAATGTGACCATAGTGGCCCCTCACTCCCTCGAGAGCGTCATCTGGCAGCCTCCAGACTGTTGGATGACTAATGCCAGGATGACCCACTACCAGAATTTCTTGCTGACCGAGCGGGTGACCTTTGCTCCACCTGCTATTCTCAACCCTGCCACCTTGCTACCTGAGACCAATGAAGCCCCCATACACCACTGCGGGGATATGTTAGCTGAGGAGGCCGGAACTCGGTCAGACTTAACTGATCGTCCTTGGCCTGGGGCCATGACTTGGTTCACAGACAGCAGCAGCTTCGTGGTAGAAGGTAAGCATAGGGCTGGGGCAGCGGTAGTGGATGGAAAATCTATCATATGGGCCAGCAGTTTACCTGAAGGGACATCAGCTCAGAAGGCAGAGCTCACTGCACTGATCCAGGCCTTGAGGCGTGCAGAGGGAAAGGCTGTCAATATCTACACTGACAGCCGATACGCCTTTGCAACTGCCCACGTCCATGGAGCAATATACAGGCAGCGCGGACTATTAGCTTCTGCTGGAAAggagattaaaaataaagaagaaattctcAGCCTGTTAGAAGCTGCTCACTTGCCCCGCAAGGTGGCAATCATTCACTGTCCAGGACACCAGAAGAGAAATGGGCcaatagaaaatggaaatcaaatgGCAGACCGGGTAGCAAAAGATGCGGCACAAGGGCCACAAATTTTAACCCTTAAAGCCCCACCACAGTCAGCAGAGGAGATtttagaaaaaagagaagaggggcTAGAATACTTGACTAACATACATCGCCTCACCCACCTGGGAGAAAAAAAGATGATAAAGCTGGCCGATAAGTCCCCTTATCATATCCCACAGCTACACAAGATAGTGGAAGAATTGATAAAAAATTGCCAAGCTTGCGCACTCACTAACGCAGTGCCGAACAGAACCAGTAGCGGAAAACGTTTAAGAGGGGACAGACCGGGAACCTATTGGGAAATTGATTTTACTGAGGTAAAGCCAGCAAAGTATGGAAATAAATACCTTCTAGTTTTTATAGACACTTTTTCAGGGTGGGCAGAGGTTTTTCCCACCAAAAGAGACACGGCTAACATGGTAGCCAAGAAGATACTTGAAGAAAATTTTCCTCGGTTTGGGATACCTAAGGTAATTGGGTCAGACAACGGACCTGCCTTTGTCgcccaggtaagtcagggattAGCCAGACAACTGGGGATAGattggaaattacattgtgcctatagaccccagagttcaggacaggtagaaagaatgaatagaacactaaaagagaccttaactaaattgatcTTAGAGACCAGCAGGAATGATTGGACAGCCCTTCTCCCCTATGCCCTGTTCCAGGTTCGAAATACCCCCGGAGCTTCAGGTTTAACACCTTTTGAATTAATGTTTGTGGCGCCCCCGCCCATTCACATAACCACAGAGGATAGAGTACATCCTGACGTAcccccctccctcatcccctcGTCTTGCCTTCTAGCCCATTTAAAGGCCCTCGAGATCGTCCAAAAAGAGATCTGGAAACAGTTGAAAGAGACCTACA TGGACGACCTGCAGGTGCCACACCGCTTTGAAGTGGGAGATACAGTCTTGGTGAGAAGACATCGGGTGGGGAGCCTCGAACCTCGGAGGAAAGGACCCTACCTAGTACTGCTGACCACACCGACTGCCATAAAGGTAGAAGGAATCCCCACCTGGGTCCACGCCTCACATGTTAAGAAGGCTCCCCGCGGACCTGATCGAGATGAGTGGGCTCTGGAAAAGACTAATAATCCTCTTAAGCTACGTCTACGCCACTTGCACCCCACTGAAGATTGA